From the genome of Plasmodium gaboni strain SY75 chromosome Unknown, whole genome shotgun sequence:
AGTAATATGaattaaagaaatatgaataaaagaaaaatggcaaaaaaaaaaaaaaaaaaaaaaatcaaaaagaacaagaataagaacaaaaatatgaattatatatatatatatatatatattaactCTACGTATTTGTCATTTAAATTTCGTACaattattcatttaatattgtacctttttaatattattataatggAGTTATAAAATCGGAACGTATTTTTTTATGcatcataaatatatacatattttgatttgaattctataaaaattaattttattaatatttgtCAAACTAATcattaattattaattctAACAAGTTGGAAgacaaatatatatatatatatatatatatttaatttctAAATACAATAATAAACTTCTATGAAATGATTCATTTGTTATTTGTCTTCTTACTTTTACTTATGcttttattatcaaaatatttatgtttaattttttttttttttttttcatctgTATCAgtcatattttatttgtcATCATTTTTCTTAGATACATCTTCTGTAGTATCATTTGaattattctttatttctaatttatcatctttattattcttgtttttattgttatcttttatattaattatattttctgAGTAATTATCAGATTTATATCTGTTTTTTGAgtaattatatgaattatatctttttcCTAAGGGATAATTTAAATAGCGTCTCTTTTTTAAGTAATAATCTAAATTAAATCTATCTTCtaagaaataatttaaataacaTCTCTTCTTTGAGTAACAATTTGGATTATATACATCTTTTGAGTTTCcatttgtattatttacatCTTTAGTGGTATcattcataatattaatattttttgttccATCATCTTgattaattttattttctttgTCATTACCAAtagtatttatattttttgagTTACCATCAAATGGACTAACGATTTTAATGACTTTATTTGTCATACGCACTTTTTCTCTGCTATCATCAATATTGTTTATACTATTCTTTGTTTCCACatcattctttttttccatattattctttatttctatatcctttttttcCACATCATTCTTTGTTTCCACATCATTCTTTGTTTCCACATCATTCTTTGTTTCCATATTATTCTTTGTTTCcatattattctttatttctatatcctttttttccatattcattttttccACATCATTCTTTGTTTCCATATTAATTTGATTACTGCTATGATTATTTACATgattattcatattattttcagTGTTAATAATATCTGCAGTATCTTCCTTGTAATTATATGCTATATTGGTAGGTATATACACATTGTTCATATTagataaatttttataattgCATGTACGGATAATGTAAATATCAGAATgatttttttgtaaattaTCTACATGGTTATCTATACAATTGGTAGGGATATATGTCTTGTCATTACCGAATGAACAATGAGTATTATTGTCtgtaaaattattatatatat
Proteins encoded in this window:
- a CDS encoding hypothetical protein (conserved Plasmodium protein, unknown function), coding for QNNIPQNNIPQNNIPQNNIPQNNIPQNNNYYDNDSYYPKYDYSNNTYNYVDYNNMNYLNYAYPYNNYKNENGSCSNLDNIYYTYDYYANNYYVNNNYSYTNYNPNNLSYSNYNRNNQSYDKCPNCNHIYDNCPKCNCPNAICLNCNNQYYNNSNNNYPYDNNSNNNYSYDNYSNNNYSNNNYSYDNYSNNNYSNNNYSNNNYSNNNYPYDNYSNDNYPYYNYLYSSFPYNFYPYNYYIYNNFTDNNTHCSFGNDKTYIPTNCIDNHVDNLQKNHSDIYIIRTCNYKNLSNMNNVYIPTNIAYNYKEDTADIINTENNMNNHVNNHSSNQINMETKNDVEKMNMEKKDIEIKNNMETKNNMETKNDVETKNDVETKNDVEKKDIEIKNNMEKKNDVETKNSINNIDDSREKVRMTNKVIKIVSPFDGNSKNINTIGNDKENKINQDDGTKNINIMNDTTKDVNNTNGNSKDVYNPNCYSKKRCYLNYFLEDRFNLDYYLKKRRYLNYPLGKRYNSYNYSKNRYKSDNYSENIINIKDNNKNKNNKDDKLEIKNNSNDTTEDVSKKNDDK